The following proteins are encoded in a genomic region of Paenibacillus sp. FSL H3-0469:
- a CDS encoding Crp/Fnr family transcriptional regulator — protein MRPEPATLQSCLLFRGKSAEEIGQLLDTLAYAVSSYHKNAIILAEGDPADRLGILLSGRIEVQKTHPTGSSVTIAHLKEGQTIGEAVLFRRNNTVPATVTATGPCKVMFISKQELLRLFAADTDILTRFIENLSERLVLVNRKIENLSAGPLRRRIVDFLLEQGEQQESDTLKLPFSRKEWAEHMNTARPSLSRELGFLRDQGWIEFKGNEITLLNRSRMQDYIQTLPSSAGNL, from the coding sequence ATGAGACCGGAGCCTGCTACACTGCAATCCTGCCTGCTATTTCGCGGAAAGTCCGCAGAAGAGATCGGACAGCTGCTGGATACACTGGCTTACGCTGTCAGCTCCTACCACAAGAATGCGATTATTCTGGCAGAGGGTGATCCGGCAGACCGGCTCGGGATTCTGCTCTCCGGCCGCATCGAGGTGCAGAAGACACACCCCACCGGCAGCAGTGTGACCATCGCGCATCTGAAGGAGGGACAGACCATCGGCGAAGCCGTATTATTCCGCAGGAATAACACCGTGCCCGCCACCGTCACGGCCACTGGCCCCTGCAAGGTGATGTTCATCAGCAAGCAGGAGCTGCTGAGATTATTCGCGGCCGACACCGATATCCTCACCCGCTTCATCGAGAATCTGTCCGAGCGGCTGGTGCTGGTGAACCGGAAGATCGAGAACCTGTCCGCCGGTCCGCTGCGCCGCCGTATCGTAGACTTCCTGCTGGAGCAGGGAGAGCAGCAGGAATCCGATACCTTGAAGCTTCCCTTCAGCCGGAAGGAATGGGCCGAGCATATGAATACCGCCCGCCCTTCCTTGTCGCGGGAGCTGGGATTCCTGCGCGATCAGGGCTGGATCGAATTCAAGGGCAATGAAATCACCCTGCTGAACCGGAGCCGGATGCAGGATTACATCCAGACTCTACCCTCTTCAGCAGGTAATCTGTAG
- a CDS encoding DUF6713 family protein — MSSILLTIFSINFALLLVHEMDAIRAREWRMFIFLRELTDERAFKVFTILHLPLYALLLFSFISQQLLSFVIIDIFLIIHSIAHFFFEKHPSNNFKNLYSRLIIYPMGLLGLLHLVGLMYL; from the coding sequence TTGTCATCAATTTTACTAACGATTTTTTCGATTAATTTTGCTCTCTTGCTTGTGCACGAAATGGATGCAATCAGAGCCAGAGAATGGAGGATGTTTATCTTCCTGAGAGAGTTGACAGATGAACGTGCCTTTAAAGTATTCACAATTTTGCATCTGCCGTTGTATGCCTTGTTACTGTTTTCATTTATAAGTCAACAGCTGTTATCTTTCGTTATAATAGACATATTTTTAATTATTCACTCGATCGCCCATTTTTTCTTTGAGAAGCATCCAAGTAATAATTTCAAGAACCTATACTCTAGATTAATTATATATCCAATGGGCCTATTGGGTTTGTTGCATCTTGTTGGGTTAATGTATTTGTAG
- a CDS encoding ABC transporter substrate binding protein, which produces MSVDHIHLRLLRSLLVPLLIFLYTTGPAGAAFAAAEELPARNVLVLHSYQKGFAWTDDQSAGIEERLKDTANPPVIYTEYMDWKRYPTQGNLEHFYETIRFKYQNIHINTIITTDDAALSFAMKYRHELLNDAPIIFSGVNELGVDSLPDKRNMTGVIEKIDASPTIRMAMELNPSLKKVYVVFDNSESGLSTGRMVMDQISSLNPGLALFPMNRLSMEQIKATASALSPDSIILMTTYYSDSTGRIVEFDRFASELGKSSSVPVYHIYDFALNHGAFGGGLISGRMQGQAAAGLAQRILKGEHAGDIPVVTDSNVRKVFDYNELQRFKISPEKLPKGSEVINEPFSFYQTYKVLVLSIVAAFAVLVTFIMVLLFYVQLVRRIRSNLEKSNERFSLATYGSDAVIWDVDMSTMIYYFSDSWYEVLGYARDELNESRGGWRDILHPEDAEQENRLRIQHLEGRSSYYYAEYRMRSKTGEYKWFQARGKVLRNAGGGYIRFAGSMVDVTDRKGYESKLQTSYQELESTYEELTALQDELLEQYNKVVENQALLQISEEKYRLLAYNDVLSGLPNRLSLSEELQRFIEEHSGGHAALFFLDIDNFKYINDSMGHTFGDELLVQVGERLLSRSDGRSKHFRFGGDEFVILFKDVAEAGEVIRYADSLVQSFKEPFQLHAGVVHISASIGVAGYPENGGNAEELLKNADIAMYKAKEAGKGSYMIYGQEMQRYFDERMIIENHLRSAVSNNELSLHYQPLVDTGTGELWGFEALIRWNSPVLGFVSPLSFIRIAEDCRLIVPIGEWVLRAACRFTKDLQNQGYEGYHISVNISVIQLMLDDFTEMVLSVLEDTGLAPEYLELEITESIFMESFEAISSKLEALKERGIGIALDDFGTGYSSLSYLKQLPITTLKIDKSFIDSIDTPDNMSLASSIVTIGHDMGLNVTAEGVETPEQLAFLERTRCDKIQGYYISKPIPEKEVAGWVAGRMAG; this is translated from the coding sequence ATGAGTGTAGATCATATTCATCTCAGGTTGTTAAGAAGCTTGCTTGTGCCTCTGCTGATCTTCCTGTATACGACAGGCCCGGCAGGAGCTGCATTCGCCGCAGCCGAGGAGCTTCCCGCCCGGAACGTGCTGGTGCTGCATTCCTATCAGAAGGGCTTCGCCTGGACCGATGACCAAAGTGCAGGAATAGAGGAACGTCTCAAAGATACCGCTAATCCTCCCGTCATCTACACCGAATACATGGACTGGAAAAGGTACCCCACGCAGGGGAACCTCGAGCATTTCTACGAAACCATCCGCTTCAAGTATCAGAACATCCATATTAATACGATCATTACAACGGACGATGCGGCGCTGAGCTTCGCGATGAAATACCGCCATGAGCTTCTGAACGATGCTCCGATTATTTTCAGCGGGGTCAACGAGCTGGGGGTGGACAGCCTCCCGGATAAGCGCAACATGACAGGCGTTATTGAGAAAATCGATGCTTCCCCCACCATCCGTATGGCCATGGAACTTAACCCTTCGCTGAAAAAGGTGTATGTCGTCTTCGATAATTCGGAGAGCGGGCTGTCGACCGGCCGGATGGTGATGGATCAGATTAGCTCCTTGAATCCGGGGCTTGCGCTGTTCCCTATGAACCGCTTGTCCATGGAACAGATCAAAGCTACGGCATCGGCGCTGTCCCCGGACAGTATTATACTGATGACTACATATTATAGTGACTCTACCGGAAGAATTGTGGAGTTCGACAGGTTCGCAAGCGAGCTGGGCAAGAGCAGCAGTGTTCCGGTGTACCATATCTACGATTTTGCATTGAACCATGGCGCCTTCGGCGGCGGTCTGATCAGCGGCAGAATGCAGGGGCAGGCAGCGGCCGGTCTGGCGCAGCGTATCCTGAAGGGAGAGCATGCCGGAGATATCCCGGTAGTGACCGACAGCAATGTACGTAAGGTATTTGATTATAATGAGCTGCAGCGCTTCAAGATATCGCCGGAGAAGCTGCCGAAGGGCAGCGAAGTGATTAACGAGCCGTTCTCCTTCTATCAGACCTACAAGGTGCTGGTGCTAAGCATCGTGGCTGCTTTTGCGGTGCTGGTAACCTTCATTATGGTGTTGTTATTCTATGTGCAGCTGGTCAGAAGGATTAGAAGCAACCTGGAAAAAAGCAATGAACGCTTCAGCCTGGCAACCTACGGCTCGGATGCGGTAATCTGGGACGTTGATATGTCTACGATGATCTATTACTTCTCGGACAGCTGGTATGAGGTGCTCGGATATGCCCGGGATGAGCTGAATGAGAGCCGCGGCGGCTGGCGGGATATCCTCCATCCGGAGGATGCCGAGCAGGAGAACCGGCTGCGCATCCAGCATCTGGAGGGTCGTTCTTCTTACTACTACGCTGAATACCGGATGCGCAGCAAGACAGGCGAATACAAGTGGTTTCAGGCGCGGGGCAAGGTGCTGCGTAATGCGGGCGGCGGATATATCCGGTTTGCCGGATCGATGGTGGATGTCACGGACCGCAAAGGCTATGAGAGCAAGCTGCAGACGAGCTATCAGGAGCTGGAATCGACCTATGAGGAGCTGACTGCTCTGCAGGATGAGCTGCTGGAGCAGTATAACAAGGTGGTGGAGAATCAGGCGCTGCTGCAGATCAGTGAGGAGAAGTACCGGCTGCTGGCTTATAACGACGTGCTTAGCGGTCTGCCGAACCGGCTGTCGTTATCCGAGGAGCTGCAGCGGTTCATTGAAGAGCATTCCGGCGGCCATGCGGCGCTGTTCTTCCTGGATATCGATAACTTCAAGTACATTAATGACTCCATGGGCCATACCTTCGGGGATGAGCTGCTGGTGCAGGTCGGTGAACGGCTGCTTAGCCGCTCTGACGGGCGCAGTAAGCATTTTCGCTTCGGCGGCGATGAGTTTGTGATTCTGTTCAAGGATGTGGCAGAGGCGGGTGAGGTGATCCGCTATGCGGATTCCCTGGTACAGAGCTTCAAGGAGCCGTTCCAGCTTCATGCGGGTGTGGTGCATATCTCAGCCAGTATTGGAGTTGCAGGGTACCCGGAGAACGGAGGGAATGCGGAAGAGCTGCTGAAGAATGCCGATATTGCCATGTACAAGGCCAAAGAAGCGGGCAAGGGCAGCTATATGATCTACGGGCAGGAGATGCAGCGGTATTTTGACGAACGGATGATTATTGAGAATCACTTAAGAAGCGCGGTATCCAATAATGAGCTGTCGCTGCATTACCAGCCGCTGGTGGATACCGGCACAGGTGAGCTGTGGGGCTTCGAGGCGCTGATCCGCTGGAACAGCCCGGTGCTCGGCTTCGTCTCCCCCTTATCCTTCATCCGGATTGCCGAGGATTGCCGCCTGATCGTCCCCATAGGTGAGTGGGTGCTGCGCGCCGCCTGCCGGTTCACCAAGGATCTGCAGAATCAGGGCTATGAGGGCTATCATATCTCGGTTAATATCTCGGTCATTCAGCTGATGCTGGATGACTTCACGGAGATGGTGCTGAGCGTGCTGGAAGATACCGGGCTTGCGCCGGAGTATCTGGAGCTGGAGATTACGGAGTCGATCTTCATGGAATCCTTCGAGGCGATCAGTTCCAAGCTGGAGGCGCTCAAGGAGAGAGGCATTGGCATTGCGCTGGATGACTTCGGAACGGGCTATTCCTCACTCAGCTATCTGAAGCAGCTCCCGATTACTACCCTGAAGATCGACAAGTCCTTCATCGACAGCATCGATACCCCGGACAATATGTCGCTGGCCAGCTCCATCGTCACCATCGGCCATGATATGGGACTGAACGTTACGGCTGAAGGGGTGGAGACCCCGGAGCAGCTTGCTTTTCTGGAGCGGACCCGCTGTGACAAAATTCAGGGCTACTATATCAGCAAGCCTATTCCGGAGAAAGAGGTCGCGGGCTGGGTGGCGGGGCGGATGGCGGGTTGA
- a CDS encoding LacI family DNA-binding transcriptional regulator — MPTIKDVALKAGVSATTVSRVLNNRGYLSEELKHKVHQAMEELNYRPNELARSLSRSKSNIIGLIIPHVSLPFFGELTSHIEEHAYREGYKLLLCNSWQDKQKEQEYIHMLRASRVDGIIMGSHTLEVEAYRQMNLPLVTFDRQISPDIPYVCSDNYEGGKLATTLLIQKGCRHLAHIGGHPKLNILSHLRCVAFEDMAKQHSLEYVTLHTDNNSFDFEAYEQLLGQLFLEHPEVDGIFAGSDIIAAYALKACRTRGRRVPEDVKIVGYDGIMLRSLLDPPITTIRQPMEAIGQLAVDLILQQVQGQSVAAAHILPVELEEGGTT; from the coding sequence ATGCCGACCATCAAAGACGTTGCGCTGAAGGCTGGCGTATCGGCAACCACCGTATCCCGGGTACTGAACAACAGGGGTTACTTAAGCGAGGAATTGAAGCACAAGGTGCACCAGGCGATGGAGGAGCTGAATTACCGGCCGAACGAACTAGCCCGCTCCCTTAGCCGCTCCAAATCCAACATCATCGGACTGATTATTCCGCATGTGTCTTTGCCTTTTTTCGGCGAATTGACCAGTCATATTGAAGAACATGCCTACCGCGAAGGCTATAAGCTGCTGCTCTGCAATTCGTGGCAGGACAAGCAGAAGGAACAGGAATACATCCACATGCTGCGCGCAAGCCGGGTAGACGGCATTATTATGGGCAGCCATACGCTGGAGGTGGAAGCCTACCGGCAGATGAATCTGCCGCTGGTGACGTTCGACCGGCAGATCTCACCGGATATCCCTTATGTCTGCTCGGATAATTATGAGGGAGGCAAGCTCGCGACAACTCTTCTGATTCAAAAAGGCTGCCGGCACCTCGCCCATATCGGCGGGCATCCCAAGCTGAACATCTTATCCCATCTGCGCTGCGTGGCCTTCGAGGATATGGCGAAGCAGCACAGCCTGGAGTATGTCACCCTCCATACGGACAACAACAGCTTCGACTTCGAAGCCTACGAGCAGCTGCTCGGGCAGCTCTTCCTGGAGCATCCTGAGGTGGACGGGATTTTTGCGGGCAGCGATATCATCGCCGCCTATGCCCTGAAGGCCTGCCGCACCAGAGGACGGCGCGTCCCGGAGGATGTGAAGATCGTCGGCTATGACGGCATTATGCTCCGCAGCCTGCTCGACCCGCCGATCACCACCATCCGCCAGCCGATGGAAGCGATAGGCCAGCTGGCCGTGGATCTTATTCTGCAGCAGGTGCAGGGCCAGAGCGTGGCCGCTGCGCATATTTTGCCTGTGGAGCTGGAGGAGGGAGGGACTACTTGA
- the pgmB gene encoding beta-phosphoglucomutase encodes MRPETRTEISTEIGTDIRTEMKIKMKSCEHPAALYPYREWSIEEEHYEDEYNQRSESVFALGNGYIGMRGNFEEGYHGNAGTSVAGNYLNGFFDSEPVVYPEGAFGYPSRNQAMLNVSDARIIRLSIEGHEFRLDQGKLHRYKRRLDMRSGMLHRELEWESPAGHRVLLVIRRMVNLTHKHLAAIDYAVTALNFSGTLKFDSVVDGEIRRPEATDDPRLGAGSALPSLLLEDTGYDEVSGDLWMKQRTRHTRFALLTAVSHALQAKSGRGMGHQLTAQRISVCYAAAVRSGETVTLTKYITYHTSRDYGEEELPGRSAAALALAKELGFTGLAGEQQAYLDRFWAQTDVEISGDPALQQGIRFNAYQLLQSVGRDGATNIGAKGLTGEGYEGHYFWDTEMYMLPFFTFTQPGIARALLDFRYATLGKARERAAVMSQKGALYPWRTIDGEENSAYFPAGTAQAHINADIAYGLKQYVQATGDIDFLVSRGAEILFETSRFWADLGHYNPARGGAFCIDAVTGPDEYTAIVNNNAYTNLMVQDQLQYAYETALLLQRDYPADYERLRQAIGLSVEEAEGWRDAAAGMFIPFDEGLGIYAQDDTFLSKQKWDFEHTPADKYPLLLHYHPLVIYRHQVLKQADLIMALFLLGDKFSLADKLRNYHYYEPLTTHDSSLSPCIHSIMSAEIGDLAGAYRYFGRTVRMDLDDINHNAKDGLHMAAMAGSWMSIVNGFGGMRLAQGELSFAPVLPEQWESYRFKVTVGGKLLDIFVEREAVVYTLLEGTTLEIRHKKQPLRLLPQEPVRISLAHRLEAVIFDLDGVITDSAEAHYLAWQALADELGILFSREKNERLKGVSRMESLEIVLEGSGLAKLPEAGKLRLAEKKNDHYRQMIGRITPADLLPGIRELLDSLHGRGIAVGLASASLNAPLILERLGAARWFQAVADPAVLRKGKPDPEIFLQAAEQLGVPPGNCIGVEDAAAGVAAIRAAGMKAVGIGAAGQLGAADLVLPSTAELDAVKLLELFAR; translated from the coding sequence ATGAGACCGGAGACAAGAACGGAGATAAGTACGGAGATAGGCACGGATATACGCACGGAGATGAAAATAAAGATGAAGTCCTGTGAGCATCCTGCCGCCTTATATCCTTACAGGGAGTGGAGTATTGAAGAGGAACACTATGAGGATGAATACAATCAGCGGAGCGAGAGTGTCTTCGCACTCGGCAACGGCTATATCGGCATGCGCGGGAATTTCGAGGAAGGCTATCACGGCAACGCGGGGACTTCGGTAGCCGGAAATTATCTGAACGGCTTCTTTGATTCTGAGCCGGTTGTCTATCCTGAGGGAGCCTTCGGGTATCCCTCCCGCAACCAGGCTATGCTGAATGTGAGCGATGCCCGTATCATCCGGCTCAGCATCGAAGGCCATGAATTCCGGCTGGATCAGGGGAAGCTGCACCGGTATAAGCGCCGGCTGGATATGCGGAGCGGCATGCTGCACCGCGAGCTGGAGTGGGAATCTCCCGCCGGGCACCGGGTGCTGCTGGTGATCCGCCGGATGGTTAACTTGACGCACAAGCATCTGGCCGCTATCGACTATGCCGTGACGGCGCTGAACTTCTCCGGGACACTGAAGTTCGATTCTGTGGTGGACGGCGAGATCCGGCGGCCGGAGGCAACGGATGATCCTAGGCTGGGAGCGGGCAGCGCTTTACCCAGCCTGCTGCTGGAGGACACCGGTTATGACGAAGTATCCGGGGACCTGTGGATGAAGCAGCGGACCCGGCATACACGCTTCGCGCTGCTGACCGCTGTCAGCCATGCGCTGCAGGCGAAGTCCGGGCGCGGGATGGGCCACCAGCTGACCGCTCAGCGCATCTCCGTCTGTTATGCCGCTGCTGTGCGCAGCGGAGAGACTGTGACGCTTACCAAATATATAACGTATCACACCTCCAGGGACTATGGGGAGGAGGAGCTGCCCGGCCGGAGTGCTGCAGCCTTGGCGCTGGCCAAGGAGCTGGGCTTCACCGGTCTGGCCGGGGAGCAGCAGGCGTATCTGGACAGATTCTGGGCTCAGACTGATGTGGAGATTAGCGGTGATCCTGCACTCCAGCAGGGCATCCGCTTCAATGCTTATCAGCTGCTGCAATCCGTGGGCCGGGACGGAGCAACGAATATCGGAGCCAAGGGCTTAACCGGCGAAGGCTATGAGGGGCATTATTTCTGGGACACGGAGATGTACATGCTGCCGTTCTTCACCTTCACGCAGCCGGGGATCGCACGGGCGCTGCTGGACTTCCGGTATGCAACGCTCGGTAAGGCGCGGGAACGGGCAGCAGTCATGTCGCAGAAGGGGGCGCTGTACCCGTGGCGGACCATTGACGGCGAGGAGAACTCTGCCTACTTCCCCGCAGGCACTGCCCAGGCGCATATTAACGCCGACATTGCCTACGGCCTGAAGCAATATGTCCAGGCGACCGGTGATATAGATTTTCTGGTTAGCCGGGGTGCGGAGATACTGTTCGAGACCTCAAGGTTCTGGGCCGATCTGGGCCACTATAACCCCGCGCGAGGAGGGGCCTTCTGCATCGATGCAGTAACAGGGCCGGATGAATATACAGCGATTGTGAATAACAATGCTTATACCAATCTCATGGTGCAGGATCAGCTCCAGTATGCCTATGAGACAGCTTTGCTGCTTCAGCGGGATTATCCGGCGGATTACGAACGGCTACGGCAGGCGATAGGGCTATCCGTGGAAGAGGCAGAGGGCTGGAGGGATGCCGCCGCAGGCATGTTCATTCCTTTTGACGAGGGGCTCGGCATTTATGCCCAGGATGACACCTTCCTGAGTAAGCAAAAATGGGATTTCGAGCATACGCCTGCGGATAAATATCCGCTGTTGCTCCACTATCATCCACTTGTAATCTACCGGCATCAGGTGCTGAAGCAGGCCGACCTGATTATGGCGCTGTTCCTGCTCGGGGATAAGTTCAGCCTGGCGGATAAGCTCCGCAACTATCATTATTATGAGCCGTTAACGACGCATGACTCCTCGCTGTCTCCTTGTATCCACAGTATTATGTCTGCGGAGATCGGAGATTTGGCCGGGGCATACCGTTATTTCGGCCGCACGGTGCGGATGGATCTGGACGATATCAACCACAATGCCAAGGACGGGCTGCATATGGCAGCGATGGCCGGGTCCTGGATGTCGATTGTGAATGGTTTTGGGGGCATGCGGCTGGCTCAGGGGGAGCTGAGTTTTGCCCCTGTCCTGCCGGAGCAGTGGGAGAGCTACCGCTTTAAGGTTACAGTGGGTGGTAAACTGCTGGATATCTTCGTTGAACGTGAAGCGGTAGTGTATACGCTGCTGGAGGGAACGACGCTTGAGATCAGGCATAAGAAGCAGCCGCTGCGGCTGCTTCCGCAGGAGCCGGTGAGGATTTCGCTGGCGCACCGGCTGGAGGCCGTAATCTTCGATCTCGACGGTGTGATTACAGATTCCGCCGAGGCTCATTATCTGGCCTGGCAGGCCCTCGCGGATGAGCTGGGTATACTCTTCAGCCGGGAAAAGAATGAACGGCTAAAGGGTGTCAGCCGGATGGAATCGCTGGAGATCGTACTGGAGGGCAGCGGCCTTGCGAAGCTGCCTGAGGCCGGGAAGCTCCGGCTGGCGGAGAAGAAGAACGATCATTACCGGCAGATGATCGGCCGGATCACCCCGGCGGACCTCCTGCCGGGTATCCGGGAGCTGCTCGATTCCCTGCACGGGCGGGGAATCGCTGTGGGGCTGGCCTCGGCCAGCCTGAATGCGCCGCTGATTCTGGAGCGCCTCGGCGCAGCCCGGTGGTTCCAGGCGGTTGCCGACCCGGCTGTGCTCCGGAAGGGCAAGCCCGACCCGGAGATCTTCCTGCAGGCGGCAGAGCAGCTGGGTGTTCCGCCGGGCAACTGCATCGGCGTGGAGGATGCAGCCGCAGGCGTGGCCGCGATCCGGGCGGCGGGCATGAAGGCTGTAGGCATCGGCGCGGCCGGGCAGCTTGGCGCGGCCGACCTGGTGCTGCCTTCTACGGCGGAGCTGGATGCCGTGAAGCTGCTTGAGCTGTTCGCGCGTTAG
- a CDS encoding carbohydrate ABC transporter permease, with translation MVGTKKKKGSKTAVNLILGVICFLWILPTFGLFASSFRPAADILQTGWWKVFPHQEWKAGETVQLSKEVDLRGPIEVNGKTYTDEQLKAGVKADDSRLMWENRRARTVNMQEQGWQALPDLTLDNYKNVLSGKEYTLKEADGSETVQKGSGLSQAFWNTLTIAVPATVIPVLIASFAAYAFAWLRFPGRKTLFVIIIAMLVIPIQVALIPVLKDYTALGLNGSYLGIWLAHTAFGLPLVTYFMYNFISQLPKDLFESAFIDGASHFTIFSRLILPLSVPALASIGIFQFLWVWNDYLVSLIFIGNQPSVQVMSMKIADLVGSRGNDWHLLTSAAFISMLMPLAIFFLLQKYFVRGLMGGSVKG, from the coding sequence ATGGTTGGCACCAAGAAAAAAAAGGGCAGCAAAACAGCCGTCAATCTGATTTTGGGCGTCATCTGTTTCCTCTGGATTCTGCCGACGTTCGGACTCTTCGCTTCCTCCTTCCGTCCCGCAGCGGATATTTTGCAGACGGGCTGGTGGAAGGTGTTCCCCCATCAGGAATGGAAAGCGGGCGAGACGGTGCAGCTCTCCAAGGAGGTGGATCTGCGGGGGCCGATTGAGGTGAACGGCAAGACCTATACGGATGAACAGCTCAAGGCAGGTGTGAAGGCGGATGACAGCCGGCTGATGTGGGAGAACCGCCGGGCACGCACGGTTAATATGCAGGAGCAGGGCTGGCAAGCACTGCCTGACCTCACGCTCGACAACTACAAGAATGTGCTATCCGGCAAGGAGTACACACTCAAGGAAGCGGATGGCAGCGAGACGGTGCAGAAGGGGAGCGGATTGTCGCAGGCGTTCTGGAATACACTGACGATTGCTGTTCCGGCGACGGTGATTCCGGTGCTGATCGCCTCTTTTGCCGCATATGCCTTCGCCTGGCTGCGCTTTCCGGGACGGAAGACACTGTTCGTCATCATTATTGCGATGCTGGTCATTCCGATTCAGGTTGCACTAATTCCGGTACTCAAGGATTACACGGCGCTTGGGCTGAACGGCAGTTATCTTGGAATCTGGCTGGCACATACGGCCTTCGGACTGCCGCTGGTTACGTACTTTATGTATAACTTCATCAGCCAGCTGCCGAAGGATCTGTTTGAATCAGCTTTTATTGACGGCGCGAGCCACTTTACTATTTTCAGCAGACTGATTCTGCCGCTCTCCGTACCTGCACTCGCTTCCATCGGGATCTTCCAGTTCCTCTGGGTATGGAATGATTATCTGGTGTCGCTGATCTTCATCGGCAACCAGCCGTCGGTGCAGGTCATGTCGATGAAGATCGCCGATCTGGTCGGCTCCCGCGGCAATGACTGGCATCTGCTGACCTCGGCCGCCTTTATCTCGATGCTGATGCCGCTGGCGATCTTCTTCCTGCTGCAAAAGTATTTCGTCCGGGGGCTGATGGGCGGCTCAGTCAAGGGCTGA
- a CDS encoding sugar ABC transporter permease gives MDAQIRPEPGAAGAQASQRISGRAVLLSLGVLLANIVVNGLIFLFFRDSTLHPLLTAVLAVLWGVLGVYLIYYTLTWAVEQYPEHVRRKVLPYVFVGPAVLILGWLLILPALRTLYLSFFNASSEKFVGLSNYAAIFSDRLMATALRNNLLWVFVGTLACVCFGLLIAILADRSSYERIAKSIIFMPMAISFVAAGVIWKFVYYYQPGDEQIGLLNAIVTYFGGEPQAWTSMLQPWNNFFLIIILIWMQTGFAMVIFSAAIKGVPEDILEAARVDGAGEVKIFFGIMIPYISTTILTVTTTIIVFTLKIFDVVMVMTGGQYDTEVVATQFYRQFFMYRNFGYGSTLAIVLLIAVLPVILINLRQFRKQGGF, from the coding sequence ATGGATGCACAAATAAGGCCGGAGCCGGGTGCCGCCGGAGCGCAGGCCAGTCAGAGAATCAGCGGCAGGGCAGTGCTGCTGTCGCTGGGCGTCTTGCTTGCGAATATTGTGGTCAACGGGCTGATTTTCCTGTTTTTCCGCGATTCAACGCTTCATCCGCTGCTGACTGCGGTGCTCGCAGTGTTGTGGGGCGTGCTGGGCGTATATCTGATCTATTACACCTTGACCTGGGCAGTGGAGCAGTACCCGGAGCATGTCCGCAGGAAGGTGCTGCCTTATGTTTTTGTCGGACCGGCGGTCCTTATTCTCGGATGGCTGCTGATTCTGCCTGCCCTGCGGACGCTGTACTTAAGCTTCTTCAACGCGTCCTCCGAGAAGTTCGTCGGACTCAGCAATTACGCCGCGATCTTCAGCGACCGTCTGATGGCTACGGCTCTGCGCAACAACCTGCTCTGGGTGTTCGTGGGCACGCTGGCCTGTGTCTGCTTCGGGCTGCTGATTGCCATTCTTGCCGACCGGAGCAGCTATGAGCGGATCGCCAAATCTATTATTTTCATGCCGATGGCTATTTCCTTTGTTGCCGCCGGGGTCATCTGGAAGTTCGTCTATTATTATCAGCCGGGCGATGAGCAGATTGGACTATTGAATGCGATTGTCACCTATTTCGGCGGTGAACCGCAGGCCTGGACGAGTATGCTGCAGCCGTGGAATAATTTCTTCCTTATTATCATTCTGATCTGGATGCAGACGGGGTTTGCGATGGTCATTTTCTCCGCAGCCATCAAAGGAGTGCCCGAGGATATTCTGGAGGCTGCACGGGTGGATGGTGCGGGTGAGGTGAAGATCTTTTTTGGCATCATGATTCCTTACATCTCCACAACAATTCTGACGGTAACCACCACGATTATTGTCTTTACGCTGAAAATATTTGACGTTGTCATGGTGATGACAGGAGGTCAATACGATACAGAAGTTGTAGCGACGCAGTTCTACCGGCAGTTCTTCATGTACCGTAACTTCGGCTACGGCTCTACGCTGGCTATCGTGCTCCTGATCGCGGTATTGCCTGTTATTCTTATTAATCTGCGGCAGTTCCGCAAGCAGGGGGGATTCTAA